The following coding sequences are from one Danaus plexippus chromosome 13 unlocalized genomic scaffold, MEX_DaPlex mxdp_15, whole genome shotgun sequence window:
- the LOC116770355 gene encoding transformer-2 protein homolog alpha isoform X5, whose translation MSDRERSRSRTRNGSREPAPKPAVMSRGHSRSRSRTPPPPKASSRKYRSPSRSRSGSARRYRGSRYSRSRSRSYSPRGSYRRSHSHSPMSSRRRHLGDRVRLLENPTPSRCLGVFGLSLYTTEQQIHHIFSKFGPVDKVQVVIDAKTGRSRGFCFVYFESQDDAKVAKNECTGMEIDGRRIRVDYSITQRAHTPTPGIYMGKPTHVRGDNGYDRRRDRDDYYYRGGGYRERERDYYARGYRHRSPSPHYRRRRYERERSYSPRRY comes from the exons AGGAGCCGCTCGAGGACCCGCAACGGGTCTAGGGAGCCGGCGCCAAAGCCTGCGGTCATGTCTCGTGGCCATAGCCGGAGCCGGTCTCGCACGCCTCCCCCGCCAAAAGCATCCAGTAGGAAGTACAGAAGCCC GTCTCGCTCGAGGTCGGGGTCCGCTCGTCGTTACCGCGGCAGCCGCTACTCTCGCTCCCGCTCCCGGTCGTACTCGCCCCGCGGCTCCTATCGCCGCTCACACTCGCATAGCCCGATGTCGTCTCGTAGACGGCATCTCGGTGATCGGGTGAGGCTTTTG GAAAATCCGACGCCATCGAGATGTCTCGGAGTGTTCGGTCTCAGTCTCTACACTACTGAACAGCAAATTCAtcacatattttcaaaatttggaCCAGTTGACAAAGTTCAAGTTGTGATTGATGCCAAG ACTGGACGCTCCCGCGGTTTTTGCTTCGTGTATTTCGAGTCCCAGGACGACGCCAAGGTGGCGAAGAACGAGTGTACTGGCATGGAGATAGACGGACGTCGCATACGAGTAGACTACTCCATCACACAGAGAGCTCACACACCCACACCGGGCATATACATGGGGAAACCCACGCA tgtaAGAGGAGATAACGGCTACGATAGACGCAGAGACAGAGA CGACTACTACTACCGCGGCGGCGGCTACCGCGAGCGCGAGCGCGACTACTACGCCCGCGGCTACCGACACCGCTCGCCGTCCCCTCACTACCGCCGGCGCCGCTACGAGCGCGAGCGCTCCTACTCGCCGC GTCGGTATTAA
- the LOC116770355 gene encoding transformer-2 protein homolog alpha isoform X3, with protein sequence MSDRERSRSRTRNGSREPAPKPAVMSRGHSRSRSRTPPPPKASSRKYRSPSRSRSGSARRYRGSRYSRSRSRSYSPRGSYRRSHSHSPMSSRRRHLGDRENPTPSRCLGVFGLSLYTTEQQIHHIFSKFGPVDKVQVVIDAKTGRSRGFCFVYFESQDDAKVAKNECTGMEIDGRRIRVDYSITQRAHTPTPGIYMGKPTHVRGDNGYDRRRDRDPAHSDYYYRGGGYRERERDYYARGYRHRSPSPHYRRRRYERERSYSPRIETRSKG encoded by the exons AGGAGCCGCTCGAGGACCCGCAACGGGTCTAGGGAGCCGGCGCCAAAGCCTGCGGTCATGTCTCGTGGCCATAGCCGGAGCCGGTCTCGCACGCCTCCCCCGCCAAAAGCATCCAGTAGGAAGTACAGAAGCCC GTCTCGCTCGAGGTCGGGGTCCGCTCGTCGTTACCGCGGCAGCCGCTACTCTCGCTCCCGCTCCCGGTCGTACTCGCCCCGCGGCTCCTATCGCCGCTCACACTCGCATAGCCCGATGTCGTCTCGTAGACGGCATCTCGGTGATCGG GAAAATCCGACGCCATCGAGATGTCTCGGAGTGTTCGGTCTCAGTCTCTACACTACTGAACAGCAAATTCAtcacatattttcaaaatttggaCCAGTTGACAAAGTTCAAGTTGTGATTGATGCCAAG ACTGGACGCTCCCGCGGTTTTTGCTTCGTGTATTTCGAGTCCCAGGACGACGCCAAGGTGGCGAAGAACGAGTGTACTGGCATGGAGATAGACGGACGTCGCATACGAGTAGACTACTCCATCACACAGAGAGCTCACACACCCACACCGGGCATATACATGGGGAAACCCACGCA tgtaAGAGGAGATAACGGCTACGATAGACGCAGAGACAGAGA TCCCGCCCACAGCGACTACTACTACCGCGGCGGCGGCTACCGCGAGCGCGAGCGCGACTACTACGCCCGCGGCTACCGACACCGCTCGCCGTCCCCTCACTACCGCCGGCGCCGCTACGAGCGCGAGCGCTCCTACTCGCCGC GTATTGAAACAAGAAGTAAAGGATGA
- the LOC116770355 gene encoding transformer-2 protein homolog alpha isoform X1, translated as MSDRERSRSRTRNGSREPAPKPAVMSRGHSRSRSRTPPPPKASSRKYRSPSRSRSGSARRYRGSRYSRSRSRSYSPRGSYRRSHSHSPMSSRRRHLGDRVRLLENPTPSRCLGVFGLSLYTTEQQIHHIFSKFGPVDKVQVVIDAKTGRSRGFCFVYFESQDDAKVAKNECTGMEIDGRRIRVDYSITQRAHTPTPGIYMGKPTHVRGDNGYDRRRDRDPAHSDYYYRGGGYRERERDYYARGYRHRSPSPHYRRRRYERERSYSPRIETRSKG; from the exons AGGAGCCGCTCGAGGACCCGCAACGGGTCTAGGGAGCCGGCGCCAAAGCCTGCGGTCATGTCTCGTGGCCATAGCCGGAGCCGGTCTCGCACGCCTCCCCCGCCAAAAGCATCCAGTAGGAAGTACAGAAGCCC GTCTCGCTCGAGGTCGGGGTCCGCTCGTCGTTACCGCGGCAGCCGCTACTCTCGCTCCCGCTCCCGGTCGTACTCGCCCCGCGGCTCCTATCGCCGCTCACACTCGCATAGCCCGATGTCGTCTCGTAGACGGCATCTCGGTGATCGGGTGAGGCTTTTG GAAAATCCGACGCCATCGAGATGTCTCGGAGTGTTCGGTCTCAGTCTCTACACTACTGAACAGCAAATTCAtcacatattttcaaaatttggaCCAGTTGACAAAGTTCAAGTTGTGATTGATGCCAAG ACTGGACGCTCCCGCGGTTTTTGCTTCGTGTATTTCGAGTCCCAGGACGACGCCAAGGTGGCGAAGAACGAGTGTACTGGCATGGAGATAGACGGACGTCGCATACGAGTAGACTACTCCATCACACAGAGAGCTCACACACCCACACCGGGCATATACATGGGGAAACCCACGCA tgtaAGAGGAGATAACGGCTACGATAGACGCAGAGACAGAGA TCCCGCCCACAGCGACTACTACTACCGCGGCGGCGGCTACCGCGAGCGCGAGCGCGACTACTACGCCCGCGGCTACCGACACCGCTCGCCGTCCCCTCACTACCGCCGGCGCCGCTACGAGCGCGAGCGCTCCTACTCGCCGC GTATTGAAACAAGAAGTAAAGGATGA
- the LOC116770355 gene encoding transformer-2 protein homolog alpha isoform X4, producing the protein MSDRERSRSRTRNGSREPAPKPAVMSRGHSRSRSRTPPPPKASSRKYRSPSRSRSGSARRYRGSRYSRSRSRSYSPRGSYRRSHSHSPMSSRRRHLGDRVRLLENPTPSRCLGVFGLSLYTTEQQIHHIFSKFGPVDKVQVVIDAKTGRSRGFCFVYFESQDDAKVAKNECTGMEIDGRRIRVDYSITQRAHTPTPGIYMGKPTHVRGDNGYDRRRDRDPAHSDYYYRGGGYRERERDYYARGYRHRSPSPHYRRRRYERERSYSPRRY; encoded by the exons AGGAGCCGCTCGAGGACCCGCAACGGGTCTAGGGAGCCGGCGCCAAAGCCTGCGGTCATGTCTCGTGGCCATAGCCGGAGCCGGTCTCGCACGCCTCCCCCGCCAAAAGCATCCAGTAGGAAGTACAGAAGCCC GTCTCGCTCGAGGTCGGGGTCCGCTCGTCGTTACCGCGGCAGCCGCTACTCTCGCTCCCGCTCCCGGTCGTACTCGCCCCGCGGCTCCTATCGCCGCTCACACTCGCATAGCCCGATGTCGTCTCGTAGACGGCATCTCGGTGATCGGGTGAGGCTTTTG GAAAATCCGACGCCATCGAGATGTCTCGGAGTGTTCGGTCTCAGTCTCTACACTACTGAACAGCAAATTCAtcacatattttcaaaatttggaCCAGTTGACAAAGTTCAAGTTGTGATTGATGCCAAG ACTGGACGCTCCCGCGGTTTTTGCTTCGTGTATTTCGAGTCCCAGGACGACGCCAAGGTGGCGAAGAACGAGTGTACTGGCATGGAGATAGACGGACGTCGCATACGAGTAGACTACTCCATCACACAGAGAGCTCACACACCCACACCGGGCATATACATGGGGAAACCCACGCA tgtaAGAGGAGATAACGGCTACGATAGACGCAGAGACAGAGA TCCCGCCCACAGCGACTACTACTACCGCGGCGGCGGCTACCGCGAGCGCGAGCGCGACTACTACGCCCGCGGCTACCGACACCGCTCGCCGTCCCCTCACTACCGCCGGCGCCGCTACGAGCGCGAGCGCTCCTACTCGCCGC GTCGGTATTAA
- the LOC116770355 gene encoding transformer-2 protein homolog alpha isoform X2, which yields MSDRERSRSRTRNGSREPAPKPAVMSRGHSRSRSRTPPPPKASSRKYRSPSRSRSGSARRYRGSRYSRSRSRSYSPRGSYRRSHSHSPMSSRRRHLGDRVRLLENPTPSRCLGVFGLSLYTTEQQIHHIFSKFGPVDKVQVVIDAKTGRSRGFCFVYFESQDDAKVAKNECTGMEIDGRRIRVDYSITQRAHTPTPGIYMGKPTHVRGDNGYDRRRDRDDYYYRGGGYRERERDYYARGYRHRSPSPHYRRRRYERERSYSPRIETRSKG from the exons AGGAGCCGCTCGAGGACCCGCAACGGGTCTAGGGAGCCGGCGCCAAAGCCTGCGGTCATGTCTCGTGGCCATAGCCGGAGCCGGTCTCGCACGCCTCCCCCGCCAAAAGCATCCAGTAGGAAGTACAGAAGCCC GTCTCGCTCGAGGTCGGGGTCCGCTCGTCGTTACCGCGGCAGCCGCTACTCTCGCTCCCGCTCCCGGTCGTACTCGCCCCGCGGCTCCTATCGCCGCTCACACTCGCATAGCCCGATGTCGTCTCGTAGACGGCATCTCGGTGATCGGGTGAGGCTTTTG GAAAATCCGACGCCATCGAGATGTCTCGGAGTGTTCGGTCTCAGTCTCTACACTACTGAACAGCAAATTCAtcacatattttcaaaatttggaCCAGTTGACAAAGTTCAAGTTGTGATTGATGCCAAG ACTGGACGCTCCCGCGGTTTTTGCTTCGTGTATTTCGAGTCCCAGGACGACGCCAAGGTGGCGAAGAACGAGTGTACTGGCATGGAGATAGACGGACGTCGCATACGAGTAGACTACTCCATCACACAGAGAGCTCACACACCCACACCGGGCATATACATGGGGAAACCCACGCA tgtaAGAGGAGATAACGGCTACGATAGACGCAGAGACAGAGA CGACTACTACTACCGCGGCGGCGGCTACCGCGAGCGCGAGCGCGACTACTACGCCCGCGGCTACCGACACCGCTCGCCGTCCCCTCACTACCGCCGGCGCCGCTACGAGCGCGAGCGCTCCTACTCGCCGC GTATTGAAACAAGAAGTAAAGGATGA